A window from Plodia interpunctella isolate USDA-ARS_2022_Savannah chromosome 2, ilPloInte3.2, whole genome shotgun sequence encodes these proteins:
- the CkIIalpha gene encoding casein kinase II subunit alpha isoform X2, whose amino-acid sequence MTFRIVFILVSLLKTYAISGKSIADKTLGWQRYSAMAVPSRARVYADVNSQKPREYWDYESYVVDWGNQEDYQLVRKLGRGKYSEVFEAINITNNEKCVVKILKPVKKKKIKREIKILENLRGGTNIITLQAVVKDPVSRTPALIFEHVNNTDFKQLYQTLSDYDIRYYLYELLKALDYCHSMGIMHRDVKPHNVMIDHDNRKLRLIDWGLAEFYHPGQEYNVRVASRYFKGPELLVDYQMYDYSLDMWSLGCMLASMIFRKEPFFHGHDNYDQLVRIAKVLGTEELFEYLDKYHIELDPRFNDILGRHSRKRWERFVHSENQHLVSPEALDFLDRLLRYDHYERYTAREAMDHPYFYPIVKEQGRMVSSSSPTPNALQGPINSAE is encoded by the exons ATGACATTCagaattgttttcattttag tATCATTACTCAAGACATATGCGATTTCCGGAAAGAGTATCGCTGATAAAACCTTAGGTTGGCAGAGGTATAGTGCGATGGCAGTTCCTAGTAGAGCCCGGGTCTATGCCGATGTCAACTCACAGAAACCAAGAGAATACTGGGACTACGAAAGCTACGTGGTTGACTGGGGCAACCAAGAAGACTACCAGTTAGTTCGAAAACTTGGCCGCGGAAAATACAGTGAAGTATTTGAGGCGataaatatcacaaataatgaaaagtgtgtagttaaaatattgaag cctgtcaaaaagaagaagataaaaagagaaataaaaatattagaaaacttAAGAGGAGgcacaaatataattactttacaAGCAGTAGTCAAAGATCCTGTTTCCCGTACTCCAGCTCTAATTTTTGAACATGTGAACAACACTGATTTTAAACAACTATATCAAACTCTTTCAGATTATGATATAAG atattatttgtatgaacTTTTGAAGGCATTAGATTATTGCCATAGTATGGGCATTATGCACAGAGATGTGAAGCCACATAACGTAATGATTGATCACGATAACAGAAAGTTACGTCTCATTGACTGGGGTTTAGCAGAGTTTTATCATCCAGGGCAAGAGTACAATGTTCGTGTTGCTTCTAGATACTTTAAg GGCCCTGAGCTTTTGGTGGATTACCAAATGTATGACTACTCTTTAGATATGTGGTCATTAGGATGCATGTTAGCATCCATGATCTTCCGTAAGGAGCCATTCTTCCATGGTCATGACAACTATGACCAACTTGTGCGTATTGCTAAAGTGCTGGGCACTGAAGAgctatttgaatatttggaTAAATACCATATAGAACTGGATCCTCGATTTAATGATATACTTGGAAG acatTCTCGTAAACGGTGGGAACGGTTTGTTCATTCTGAAAATCAACATTTGGTTTCTCCTGAAGCGTTAGACTTCCTTGATCGTCTTCTGCGTTATGACCATTATGAGCGTTATACAGCGCGTGAGGCAATGGATCATCCTTACTTCT ATCCAATTGTTAAGGAGCAGGGTCGAATGGTGTCCTCAAGTTCTCCAACTCCTAATGCATTGCAAGGACCAATAAATTCTGCAGAATAA
- the CkIIalpha gene encoding casein kinase II subunit alpha isoform X4 — MSFLVSLLKTYAISGKSIADKTLGWQRYSAMAVPSRARVYADVNSQKPREYWDYESYVVDWGNQEDYQLVRKLGRGKYSEVFEAINITNNEKCVVKILKPVKKKKIKREIKILENLRGGTNIITLQAVVKDPVSRTPALIFEHVNNTDFKQLYQTLSDYDIRYYLYELLKALDYCHSMGIMHRDVKPHNVMIDHDNRKLRLIDWGLAEFYHPGQEYNVRVASRYFKGPELLVDYQMYDYSLDMWSLGCMLASMIFRKEPFFHGHDNYDQLVRIAKVLGTEELFEYLDKYHIELDPRFNDILGRHSRKRWERFVHSENQHLVSPEALDFLDRLLRYDHYERYTAREAMDHPYFYPIVKEQGRMVSSSSPTPNALQGPINSAE; from the exons ATGTCATTTTTAG tATCATTACTCAAGACATATGCGATTTCCGGAAAGAGTATCGCTGATAAAACCTTAGGTTGGCAGAGGTATAGTGCGATGGCAGTTCCTAGTAGAGCCCGGGTCTATGCCGATGTCAACTCACAGAAACCAAGAGAATACTGGGACTACGAAAGCTACGTGGTTGACTGGGGCAACCAAGAAGACTACCAGTTAGTTCGAAAACTTGGCCGCGGAAAATACAGTGAAGTATTTGAGGCGataaatatcacaaataatgaaaagtgtgtagttaaaatattgaag cctgtcaaaaagaagaagataaaaagagaaataaaaatattagaaaacttAAGAGGAGgcacaaatataattactttacaAGCAGTAGTCAAAGATCCTGTTTCCCGTACTCCAGCTCTAATTTTTGAACATGTGAACAACACTGATTTTAAACAACTATATCAAACTCTTTCAGATTATGATATAAG atattatttgtatgaacTTTTGAAGGCATTAGATTATTGCCATAGTATGGGCATTATGCACAGAGATGTGAAGCCACATAACGTAATGATTGATCACGATAACAGAAAGTTACGTCTCATTGACTGGGGTTTAGCAGAGTTTTATCATCCAGGGCAAGAGTACAATGTTCGTGTTGCTTCTAGATACTTTAAg GGCCCTGAGCTTTTGGTGGATTACCAAATGTATGACTACTCTTTAGATATGTGGTCATTAGGATGCATGTTAGCATCCATGATCTTCCGTAAGGAGCCATTCTTCCATGGTCATGACAACTATGACCAACTTGTGCGTATTGCTAAAGTGCTGGGCACTGAAGAgctatttgaatatttggaTAAATACCATATAGAACTGGATCCTCGATTTAATGATATACTTGGAAG acatTCTCGTAAACGGTGGGAACGGTTTGTTCATTCTGAAAATCAACATTTGGTTTCTCCTGAAGCGTTAGACTTCCTTGATCGTCTTCTGCGTTATGACCATTATGAGCGTTATACAGCGCGTGAGGCAATGGATCATCCTTACTTCT ATCCAATTGTTAAGGAGCAGGGTCGAATGGTGTCCTCAAGTTCTCCAACTCCTAATGCATTGCAAGGACCAATAAATTCTGCAGAATAA
- the CkIIalpha gene encoding casein kinase II subunit alpha isoform X1, with translation MVDIHSVSTTGNGCDVSLLKTYAISGKSIADKTLGWQRYSAMAVPSRARVYADVNSQKPREYWDYESYVVDWGNQEDYQLVRKLGRGKYSEVFEAINITNNEKCVVKILKPVKKKKIKREIKILENLRGGTNIITLQAVVKDPVSRTPALIFEHVNNTDFKQLYQTLSDYDIRYYLYELLKALDYCHSMGIMHRDVKPHNVMIDHDNRKLRLIDWGLAEFYHPGQEYNVRVASRYFKGPELLVDYQMYDYSLDMWSLGCMLASMIFRKEPFFHGHDNYDQLVRIAKVLGTEELFEYLDKYHIELDPRFNDILGRHSRKRWERFVHSENQHLVSPEALDFLDRLLRYDHYERYTAREAMDHPYFYPIVKEQGRMVSSSSPTPNALQGPINSAE, from the exons ATGGTGGATATCCATAGTGTCTCCACCACGGGAAATGGTTGTGatg tATCATTACTCAAGACATATGCGATTTCCGGAAAGAGTATCGCTGATAAAACCTTAGGTTGGCAGAGGTATAGTGCGATGGCAGTTCCTAGTAGAGCCCGGGTCTATGCCGATGTCAACTCACAGAAACCAAGAGAATACTGGGACTACGAAAGCTACGTGGTTGACTGGGGCAACCAAGAAGACTACCAGTTAGTTCGAAAACTTGGCCGCGGAAAATACAGTGAAGTATTTGAGGCGataaatatcacaaataatgaaaagtgtgtagttaaaatattgaag cctgtcaaaaagaagaagataaaaagagaaataaaaatattagaaaacttAAGAGGAGgcacaaatataattactttacaAGCAGTAGTCAAAGATCCTGTTTCCCGTACTCCAGCTCTAATTTTTGAACATGTGAACAACACTGATTTTAAACAACTATATCAAACTCTTTCAGATTATGATATAAG atattatttgtatgaacTTTTGAAGGCATTAGATTATTGCCATAGTATGGGCATTATGCACAGAGATGTGAAGCCACATAACGTAATGATTGATCACGATAACAGAAAGTTACGTCTCATTGACTGGGGTTTAGCAGAGTTTTATCATCCAGGGCAAGAGTACAATGTTCGTGTTGCTTCTAGATACTTTAAg GGCCCTGAGCTTTTGGTGGATTACCAAATGTATGACTACTCTTTAGATATGTGGTCATTAGGATGCATGTTAGCATCCATGATCTTCCGTAAGGAGCCATTCTTCCATGGTCATGACAACTATGACCAACTTGTGCGTATTGCTAAAGTGCTGGGCACTGAAGAgctatttgaatatttggaTAAATACCATATAGAACTGGATCCTCGATTTAATGATATACTTGGAAG acatTCTCGTAAACGGTGGGAACGGTTTGTTCATTCTGAAAATCAACATTTGGTTTCTCCTGAAGCGTTAGACTTCCTTGATCGTCTTCTGCGTTATGACCATTATGAGCGTTATACAGCGCGTGAGGCAATGGATCATCCTTACTTCT ATCCAATTGTTAAGGAGCAGGGTCGAATGGTGTCCTCAAGTTCTCCAACTCCTAATGCATTGCAAGGACCAATAAATTCTGCAGAATAA
- the CkIIalpha gene encoding casein kinase II subunit alpha isoform X3, which yields MAVPSRARVYADVNSQKPREYWDYESYVVDWGNQEDYQLVRKLGRGKYSEVFEAINITNNEKCVVKILKPVKKKKIKREIKILENLRGGTNIITLQAVVKDPVSRTPALIFEHVNNTDFKQLYQTLSDYDIRYYLYELLKALDYCHSMGIMHRDVKPHNVMIDHDNRKLRLIDWGLAEFYHPGQEYNVRVASRYFKGPELLVDYQMYDYSLDMWSLGCMLASMIFRKEPFFHGHDNYDQLVRIAKVLGTEELFEYLDKYHIELDPRFNDILGRHSRKRWERFVHSENQHLVSPEALDFLDRLLRYDHYERYTAREAMDHPYFYPIVKEQGRMVSSSSPTPNALQGPINSAE from the exons ATGGCAGTTCCTAGTAGAGCCCGGGTCTATGCCGATGTCAACTCACAGAAACCAAGAGAATACTGGGACTACGAAAGCTACGTGGTTGACTGGGGCAACCAAGAAGACTACCAGTTAGTTCGAAAACTTGGCCGCGGAAAATACAGTGAAGTATTTGAGGCGataaatatcacaaataatgaaaagtgtgtagttaaaatattgaag cctgtcaaaaagaagaagataaaaagagaaataaaaatattagaaaacttAAGAGGAGgcacaaatataattactttacaAGCAGTAGTCAAAGATCCTGTTTCCCGTACTCCAGCTCTAATTTTTGAACATGTGAACAACACTGATTTTAAACAACTATATCAAACTCTTTCAGATTATGATATAAG atattatttgtatgaacTTTTGAAGGCATTAGATTATTGCCATAGTATGGGCATTATGCACAGAGATGTGAAGCCACATAACGTAATGATTGATCACGATAACAGAAAGTTACGTCTCATTGACTGGGGTTTAGCAGAGTTTTATCATCCAGGGCAAGAGTACAATGTTCGTGTTGCTTCTAGATACTTTAAg GGCCCTGAGCTTTTGGTGGATTACCAAATGTATGACTACTCTTTAGATATGTGGTCATTAGGATGCATGTTAGCATCCATGATCTTCCGTAAGGAGCCATTCTTCCATGGTCATGACAACTATGACCAACTTGTGCGTATTGCTAAAGTGCTGGGCACTGAAGAgctatttgaatatttggaTAAATACCATATAGAACTGGATCCTCGATTTAATGATATACTTGGAAG acatTCTCGTAAACGGTGGGAACGGTTTGTTCATTCTGAAAATCAACATTTGGTTTCTCCTGAAGCGTTAGACTTCCTTGATCGTCTTCTGCGTTATGACCATTATGAGCGTTATACAGCGCGTGAGGCAATGGATCATCCTTACTTCT ATCCAATTGTTAAGGAGCAGGGTCGAATGGTGTCCTCAAGTTCTCCAACTCCTAATGCATTGCAAGGACCAATAAATTCTGCAGAATAA